The Rhizobium leguminosarum genome includes a region encoding these proteins:
- a CDS encoding cupin domain-containing protein, with protein MSDDHEHHHVDWREHGVKVIPGNALDPNTAQTPGMNRATAINNARAGAEKIWAGTVTIRANAKTGAHHHGDLESIIYVVKGKARMRWGEHLEYTAEAGPGDFIYVPPYVPHQEINASRDETLECVLVRSGQEPVVVNLDIEPVEKPEDVAWIDPIHR; from the coding sequence ATGAGCGACGATCACGAGCATCATCATGTCGACTGGCGGGAACATGGCGTCAAGGTCATTCCCGGCAATGCGCTCGATCCGAACACCGCACAGACGCCGGGCATGAATCGCGCGACCGCGATCAACAATGCGCGCGCCGGCGCCGAAAAGATCTGGGCCGGCACGGTGACGATCCGTGCCAACGCCAAGACCGGCGCCCATCATCACGGCGACCTCGAAAGCATCATCTACGTGGTCAAGGGCAAGGCCCGCATGCGCTGGGGCGAGCATCTGGAATATACCGCCGAGGCCGGCCCAGGCGACTTCATCTATGTTCCGCCCTATGTGCCGCATCAGGAGATCAACGCCAGCCGGGACGAGACGCTGGAATGCGTTCTCGTCCGCTCAGGCCAGGAACCGGTCGTCGTCAATCTCGACATCGAGCCGGTCGAAAAGCCGGAAGACGTCGCGTGGATCGACCCGATCCATCGTTAG
- a CDS encoding sn-glycerol-3-phosphate import ATP-binding protein UgpC, protein MAPISIRGVKKNYGKTPVVHGVDLDIQSGEFIVILGPSGCGKSTLLRMIAGLEEITGGEIAIDGRVVNQLEPRERGCAMVFQNYALYPHMSVAENIGYALKVAGVSKAERQRRIGEVAKALSLEPFLERRPAALSGGQRQRVAMGRAMIREPKVFLFDEPLSNLDAKLRIAMRAEIRRLHRRLGATSIFVTHDQTEAMTLADRLVVMNGGRVEQVGTPEEVYHHPVSRFVAGFVGTPAMNLLEGTINDEGVFVYDQSRKVALPRERAAPLKGKRVVLGMRAEAARLVVPDAPGALTATADFIEELGASRIVHADFDGLPFAVALTETVKVKSGDPIGIAIDYDQIHLYAADTGRIIENSAMSGAGAVHA, encoded by the coding sequence TTGGCACCGATCTCCATTCGTGGCGTGAAGAAAAACTACGGCAAGACCCCCGTCGTTCACGGCGTCGATCTCGACATCCAGTCGGGCGAGTTCATCGTCATCCTCGGCCCATCCGGATGCGGCAAGTCCACGCTGCTGCGCATGATCGCCGGCCTCGAGGAAATCACCGGCGGTGAAATCGCTATTGACGGCCGCGTCGTCAACCAGTTGGAGCCGCGCGAGCGCGGCTGTGCCATGGTCTTCCAGAACTATGCGCTTTATCCGCATATGAGTGTTGCCGAGAATATCGGCTATGCATTGAAGGTGGCCGGCGTTTCGAAGGCGGAGCGTCAGCGGCGCATCGGCGAGGTCGCCAAGGCGCTCAGCCTCGAACCCTTCCTCGAACGCCGGCCCGCCGCTCTTTCCGGCGGTCAGCGCCAGCGCGTCGCCATGGGCCGTGCGATGATCCGCGAACCGAAGGTGTTTCTTTTCGACGAGCCGCTGTCGAACCTCGACGCCAAGCTGCGCATCGCCATGCGCGCCGAAATCCGCCGCCTGCACCGCCGCCTCGGCGCCACTTCGATCTTCGTCACGCATGACCAGACCGAGGCGATGACGCTGGCCGACCGGCTGGTGGTGATGAACGGCGGCAGAGTGGAGCAGGTCGGCACGCCGGAAGAGGTCTATCATCATCCGGTCTCGCGCTTCGTCGCCGGCTTCGTCGGCACGCCGGCGATGAACCTGCTCGAGGGCACGATCAATGACGAGGGCGTCTTCGTCTACGATCAAAGCCGGAAGGTCGCGCTGCCGCGCGAGCGCGCTGCACCGCTCAAAGGCAAACGCGTCGTGCTCGGCATGCGCGCCGAAGCGGCCCGGCTGGTGGTCCCGGATGCGCCCGGCGCCCTCACCGCAACGGCCGATTTCATCGAAGAGCTCGGCGCAAGCCGCATCGTCCACGCCGATTTCGATGGGCTGCCCTTTGCCGTGGCGCTGACTGAGACCGTGAAGGTGAAGTCGGGCGATCCGATCGGCATCGCTATCGATTACGACCAGATCCACCTCTATGCCGCCGATACCGGCCGGATCATCGAGAACTCCGCGATGAGCGGTGCCGGCGCCGTCCACGCCTAA
- a CDS encoding ABC transporter permease subunit, which produces MIERTPIFNFICYSLLALGMVIALLPFAIVIIASTLDLETVNRVPLPLVPGSHFWENAQTAWVRADLGNKLFHSIIFAATVGAGKVMLSSMAAFSIVYFRFRGRYVIFWIIFITLMLPLEVRIVPTYSIAANALQPFQTILDVTGISWLVAQITGVQIKLEWGLLNSYPGLVLPLVATATGTFLYRQFYLTVPDELAEASKMDGSGPVRFFWDILLPLSRPNMIALFTIMFVWAWNQYLWPLLITTDPNFGIAVTQLKTLIPSEFGLPDWNVAMAGTLIIMSPPLILVILMQRWFVRGLISTEK; this is translated from the coding sequence ATGATCGAACGCACGCCGATATTTAACTTCATCTGTTATAGCCTTCTCGCGCTCGGCATGGTGATCGCGCTTCTGCCTTTCGCCATCGTCATCATCGCCTCGACGCTTGATCTGGAGACGGTCAATCGCGTGCCGCTGCCGCTGGTTCCAGGCTCGCATTTCTGGGAAAACGCGCAGACCGCCTGGGTTCGCGCCGATCTCGGCAACAAGCTGTTCCACAGCATCATCTTCGCCGCAACCGTCGGCGCCGGCAAGGTCATGCTGTCTTCCATGGCAGCCTTCTCGATCGTCTACTTCCGCTTCCGCGGCCGGTATGTGATTTTCTGGATCATCTTCATCACGTTGATGCTGCCGCTGGAAGTCCGCATCGTGCCGACCTATTCGATCGCGGCCAACGCGCTGCAGCCTTTCCAGACGATCCTCGACGTCACCGGCATAAGCTGGCTCGTCGCGCAGATCACCGGCGTCCAGATCAAGCTCGAATGGGGCCTGCTGAATTCCTACCCCGGTCTCGTTCTGCCGCTGGTCGCAACCGCGACCGGCACGTTCCTATACCGACAGTTCTACCTGACGGTTCCCGACGAGCTTGCCGAGGCGTCGAAGATGGACGGATCGGGCCCGGTCCGGTTCTTCTGGGATATTCTGCTGCCGCTCTCGCGGCCAAATATGATCGCGCTCTTCACCATCATGTTCGTCTGGGCCTGGAACCAGTATCTCTGGCCGCTGCTGATCACCACCGATCCGAATTTCGGCATCGCCGTGACGCAGCTCAAGACCCTCATCCCGTCCGAATTCGGCCTGCCCGACTGGAACGTCGCCATGGCCGGAACCCTGATCATCATGTCGCCGCCATTGATCCTCGTCATTTTGATGCAGCGCTGGTTCGTACGCGGCCTTATCTCCACCGAGAAGTGA
- a CDS encoding carbohydrate ABC transporter permease — MEKRVTFSSTTIGLLFAFPMLLLIFVFFYWPSAQALYWAFTLEQPWGGGNAWVGFDNFRQLLTDPIYWDSITRSMIFGFSSTAIAMGLALILALLTDRELRGHKVYRSVFIWPYAIAAPALGLAFRFILAPEAGLLSVINHVWPGLWNPALDGKDAMIAVIVAFSWKYIGYNFIFFLSALQGIPRSLIEAAAMDGSGPMRRIWDIQLPLLTPTLFFLLVINITESFQDSFGIVDVMTQGGPARATELMVYKIYFDGFRGLDYSGAAAQSIILMVLVVLLTIFQFRFIERRVHYK, encoded by the coding sequence ATGGAAAAGCGCGTCACATTCTCCTCAACGACGATCGGGCTGCTCTTCGCATTTCCGATGCTGTTGCTGATCTTCGTCTTCTTCTATTGGCCGAGCGCGCAGGCGCTCTATTGGGCGTTCACGCTCGAGCAGCCATGGGGCGGCGGTAATGCCTGGGTCGGTTTCGACAATTTCAGACAGCTGCTCACCGATCCGATCTATTGGGACTCGATCACCCGCAGCATGATCTTCGGCTTCAGCTCGACTGCCATTGCCATGGGGCTGGCGCTGATCCTGGCGCTTCTGACGGATCGTGAACTGCGCGGCCACAAAGTCTACCGGTCAGTCTTCATCTGGCCCTACGCGATTGCTGCTCCCGCTCTCGGCCTCGCCTTCCGCTTCATCCTGGCGCCGGAGGCCGGCCTTCTGTCGGTCATCAACCACGTCTGGCCCGGCCTCTGGAACCCCGCACTCGACGGCAAGGACGCGATGATCGCGGTCATCGTCGCCTTCTCCTGGAAATATATCGGCTACAACTTCATCTTCTTCCTCTCGGCGCTGCAAGGCATTCCGCGCTCGCTGATCGAGGCCGCCGCGATGGATGGTTCGGGGCCGATGCGCCGGATCTGGGATATCCAGCTGCCCCTGCTGACGCCGACGCTGTTCTTCCTGCTCGTCATCAACATCACCGAGAGTTTCCAGGATTCCTTCGGTATCGTCGACGTCATGACGCAGGGCGGCCCGGCGCGCGCCACCGAGCTCATGGTCTACAAGATATACTTCGACGGCTTCAGAGGTCTCGACTATTCGGGCGCCGCAGCGCAGTCCATCATCCTGATGGTGCTCGTCGTCCTGCTCACCATCTTCCAGTTCCGCTTCATCGAGCGGCGCGTGCACTACAAGTGA
- a CDS encoding extracellular solute-binding protein, producing the protein MQAKLLGAVGALLATAFLAGPAAAADKTKIDFWFGNSGDIAKRVQEQCDRFNQSQADYEVVCTSQGSYDASLQNTIAAFRAGKQPTIAQVSDAGTLDIMLSGAYYPANKLMSDMGYTVDWKDYFSGISGYYATSKGEMYSFPFNSSTALLYWNKDAFAKIGKDHAPATWKEAGEDLKALKDAGYACPLGFDISNNEVWQYIEQFEAVNGEAIATKKNGFEGLDAELVFNKNPLLVSYVKDLKSWYDNKLAVIKNKAVGQTFVEAFAAGDCQVILTSVGDHGNVGRTAKQGMNWDVAMLPTYGDATRHSSYVGGASLWVLKGHSDAEYKAAAAFFNFIAKPEEALTWSTVTGYIPVRNSGFEYLKKQGFYDKAPYAGRELAIQSLTASAADDAAPHGIRLGGLLQVRTEIANGLQAIFVNNADVQASLDSAAERGNTLLRRFQQTYKNVQLP; encoded by the coding sequence ATGCAAGCCAAGCTTCTCGGCGCCGTTGGCGCCCTTCTCGCTACAGCGTTTCTTGCTGGTCCCGCTGCCGCCGCCGATAAGACCAAGATTGACTTTTGGTTCGGCAATTCCGGTGACATCGCCAAGCGTGTCCAGGAGCAGTGCGATCGCTTCAACCAGTCGCAGGCCGACTACGAAGTGGTCTGCACCAGCCAGGGCAGCTACGACGCGTCCCTGCAGAACACCATCGCTGCCTTCCGCGCCGGCAAGCAGCCGACCATCGCCCAGGTCTCCGACGCCGGCACGCTCGATATCATGCTCTCCGGCGCCTACTACCCGGCCAACAAGCTGATGAGCGACATGGGCTACACCGTCGACTGGAAGGACTACTTCTCCGGTATCTCCGGCTACTACGCGACATCGAAGGGCGAGATGTACTCCTTCCCCTTCAACTCCTCGACCGCTCTTCTCTATTGGAACAAGGACGCCTTCGCCAAGATCGGCAAGGATCATGCTCCGGCGACCTGGAAGGAAGCAGGCGAGGACCTCAAGGCTCTGAAGGATGCAGGCTATGCTTGCCCGCTCGGCTTTGACATCTCCAACAACGAAGTCTGGCAGTACATCGAGCAGTTCGAAGCCGTAAACGGCGAAGCCATCGCCACGAAGAAGAACGGTTTTGAAGGTCTCGACGCCGAGCTGGTGTTCAACAAGAACCCGCTTCTCGTCAGCTACGTCAAGGACCTCAAGTCCTGGTACGACAACAAGCTTGCCGTCATCAAGAACAAGGCTGTCGGCCAGACCTTCGTCGAAGCCTTTGCCGCTGGCGATTGCCAGGTCATCCTGACCTCGGTCGGCGACCACGGCAACGTCGGCCGCACCGCCAAGCAAGGCATGAACTGGGACGTTGCCATGCTCCCGACCTACGGCGACGCAACCCGGCACAGCTCTTATGTCGGCGGCGCTTCGCTCTGGGTTCTGAAGGGTCATTCCGACGCTGAATACAAGGCTGCCGCTGCCTTCTTCAACTTCATCGCAAAGCCGGAAGAAGCTCTCACCTGGTCGACCGTTACCGGCTACATCCCGGTTCGTAACTCCGGCTTCGAATATCTGAAGAAGCAGGGCTTCTACGACAAGGCTCCTTATGCCGGCCGCGAACTCGCCATTCAGAGCCTGACCGCATCGGCTGCTGACGATGCGGCTCCGCACGGCATCCGCCTCGGTGGCCTGCTGCAGGTCCGCACCGAAATCGCCAATGGTCTCCAGGCAATCTTCGTCAACAATGCCGATGTCCAAGCTTCGCTCGACAGCGCTGCCGAACGCGGCAATACGCTGCTGCGTCGCTTCCAGCAGACCTACAAGAACGTTCAGCTCCCCTGA
- a CDS encoding ROK family transcriptional regulator, whose translation MNDSRPIRAKSGTNHEGTSAHNRRVMIDALRINGALSRADLARATRLTKQTVSNIIEELERDGLVSSQEAVRRGRGQPSTPYRLVPEGAFAIGLQIDRHVTRAVAVDLVGSVLVRDEAGLPPGGPSNGTKVILDLVAGIRSKLAGIVRQSEKRLVGLGAAMPGPFGVAGSGDDPWMMEAWQKFPLLETLTAGTGLDVGLQNDAAAAATAERMVGAAHGIDHAVCLFVGYGIGAGLILNGELYRGTNGNAGEIGMALLFADGKSTPLEHRASLASLYQHLSVDPADPGLYARINDLALRGDQSIGAWVEAAAVDLRWSIHLLETLFDPQTVILCGSAPEALVNRLIAAIGPLLPSIAERRGRTLPRLQPGMSDPWSVALGAAAGPISRAFDPRFAAILKDSLQS comes from the coding sequence ATGAATGACAGCCGCCCGATCCGGGCCAAGAGCGGCACCAATCACGAAGGCACCAGCGCGCATAACCGGCGCGTGATGATCGATGCCCTGAGGATCAACGGTGCGCTTTCACGCGCCGATCTGGCACGGGCGACGCGGCTGACCAAACAGACGGTGTCCAATATCATCGAGGAACTCGAGCGCGACGGTCTCGTCAGTTCGCAAGAGGCGGTGAGGAGGGGCAGGGGGCAGCCGTCGACACCCTATCGTCTCGTGCCCGAAGGCGCCTTTGCAATCGGCCTGCAGATCGACCGGCATGTGACGCGGGCGGTCGCCGTCGATCTCGTCGGCAGCGTTCTCGTGCGTGATGAGGCCGGCCTCCCGCCCGGAGGTCCGTCGAACGGGACGAAGGTCATCCTCGACCTCGTCGCCGGCATACGCTCAAAGCTTGCCGGGATCGTCCGGCAGTCGGAAAAGCGGCTGGTCGGCCTCGGGGCCGCCATGCCCGGGCCTTTCGGCGTCGCCGGCAGCGGCGATGATCCTTGGATGATGGAGGCCTGGCAGAAATTTCCGTTGTTGGAAACGCTGACCGCCGGCACCGGGCTCGATGTCGGCCTGCAGAACGATGCGGCGGCGGCAGCGACCGCCGAGCGTATGGTGGGAGCCGCCCACGGCATCGACCATGCCGTCTGCCTCTTCGTCGGTTATGGCATCGGCGCCGGCCTCATTCTGAATGGCGAGCTCTACCGTGGCACCAACGGCAATGCCGGCGAGATCGGCATGGCGCTGCTGTTTGCCGACGGCAAATCGACGCCGCTCGAACATCGCGCCTCGCTCGCCTCGCTCTATCAGCATCTGTCGGTCGATCCCGCCGATCCCGGCCTTTATGCACGGATCAACGACCTTGCCTTGAGGGGCGATCAAAGCATCGGCGCCTGGGTCGAAGCAGCGGCAGTGGACCTGCGCTGGAGCATCCATCTCCTTGAGACGCTGTTCGATCCGCAGACGGTGATCCTCTGCGGCAGCGCGCCGGAGGCGCTGGTGAACAGGTTGATTGCGGCAATCGGCCCGTTGCTGCCCTCGATCGCCGAACGGCGTGGCCGGACGCTACCGCGCCTGCAGCCCGGCATGTCCGATCCCTGGTCGGTGGCGCTCGGGGCTGCCGCCGGACCGATCAGCCGTGCATTCGATCCGCGTTTTGCGGCGATCCTGAAGGATTCCCTTCAATCCTGA
- a CDS encoding extracellular solute-binding protein — MLKSFNKTLLGAALIGASLAPHAFAETTLNALFMAQAAYSEADVRAMTDAFAKANPDIKVNLEFVPYEGLHDKTVLAQGSGGGYDVVLFDVIWPAEYATNKVLVDVSSRLTDEMKKGVLPGAWTTVQYDGKYFGMPWILDTKYLFYNKEILEKAGIKAPPKTWDELTEQAKTIKDKGLLATPIAWSWSQAEAAICDYTTLVSAYGGDFLKDGKPAFQTGGGLDALKYMVSSYSSGLTNPNSKEFLEEDVRKVFENGDAAFALNWTYMYNMANNPKDSKVAGKVGVVPAPGIAGKSEVSAVNGSMGLGITSASQHPDEAWKYITFMTSQATQNAYAKLSLPIWASSYEDPAVTKGQEELISAAKVGLAAMYPRPTTPKYQELSTALQQAIQEALLGQSSPEDALKSAADNSGL; from the coding sequence ATGCTGAAATCCTTTAACAAGACGCTTCTGGGTGCGGCCTTGATCGGCGCATCCCTTGCGCCGCACGCTTTCGCCGAAACGACGCTGAACGCGCTTTTCATGGCGCAGGCCGCCTATAGCGAGGCCGATGTGCGCGCCATGACCGACGCCTTCGCCAAGGCGAACCCCGATATCAAGGTCAATCTCGAATTCGTTCCCTATGAAGGCCTGCACGACAAGACGGTGCTGGCGCAGGGTTCCGGCGGCGGTTATGACGTCGTCCTCTTCGACGTCATCTGGCCGGCCGAATACGCCACCAACAAAGTGCTGGTCGACGTCTCCTCGCGCCTCACCGACGAGATGAAGAAGGGCGTGCTGCCGGGTGCCTGGACCACCGTGCAATATGACGGCAAATATTTCGGCATGCCTTGGATCCTCGACACCAAATACCTGTTCTACAACAAGGAAATCCTCGAAAAGGCCGGCATCAAGGCGCCGCCGAAAACCTGGGACGAACTGACCGAGCAGGCAAAGACGATCAAGGACAAGGGCCTGCTCGCCACGCCGATCGCCTGGAGCTGGTCGCAGGCCGAAGCCGCGATCTGCGACTACACCACGCTCGTCAGCGCCTATGGCGGCGATTTCCTCAAAGACGGCAAGCCGGCCTTCCAGACCGGCGGCGGCCTCGATGCGCTGAAATACATGGTTTCCAGCTATTCCTCGGGCCTCACCAATCCGAACTCCAAGGAATTCCTCGAAGAGGACGTCCGCAAGGTCTTCGAAAACGGCGATGCCGCCTTCGCGCTGAACTGGACCTACATGTACAACATGGCCAACAATCCGAAGGACAGCAAGGTCGCGGGCAAGGTCGGCGTCGTGCCGGCGCCGGGTATTGCCGGCAAGAGCGAAGTTTCTGCCGTCAACGGCTCGATGGGTCTCGGCATCACCTCGGCCAGCCAGCATCCCGATGAGGCCTGGAAATACATCACCTTCATGACCTCGCAGGCGACGCAGAACGCCTATGCCAAGCTCAGCCTGCCGATCTGGGCGTCCTCCTATGAGGACCCAGCGGTCACCAAGGGCCAGGAAGAGCTGATCTCGGCTGCCAAGGTCGGCCTTGCCGCCATGTATCCGCGCCCGACGACGCCGAAATATCAGGAGCTTTCGACCGCGCTGCAGCAGGCGATCCAGGAAGCGCTGCTTGGCCAGTCCTCGCCAGAGGACGCGCTGAAGTCGGCAGCCGACAATAGCGGCCTCTGA
- a CDS encoding carbohydrate ABC transporter permease: protein MSSTWVTTRAWLLMLPLLVVMISVIGWPLIDTVGLSFTDAKLVGTEGSFVGIDNYVKMISGSNFQRTLVTTAWFAIVSVAAEMVIGVLAALLLNQQFRGRTALRALMILPWALPTVVNATLWRLIYNPEYGALNAALTQLGLLEAYRSWLGEPGTALAALIVADCWKNFPLVALIALAALQAVPRDITAASLVDGAGAFARFRFVILPYLAGPLMVALVLRTIEAFKVFDIIWVMTRGGPANSTRTLSILVYQEAFSFQRAGSGASLALIVTLLVTLLAAGYAALVRKTAGSAA from the coding sequence ATGTCGAGCACTTGGGTGACAACGCGCGCGTGGCTTTTGATGCTGCCGCTTCTCGTGGTCATGATTTCAGTCATCGGCTGGCCTCTGATCGATACCGTCGGCCTCTCCTTCACCGACGCCAAGCTGGTCGGCACGGAAGGCAGCTTCGTCGGCATCGACAACTACGTGAAGATGATCTCCGGTTCGAATTTCCAGCGCACGCTCGTCACCACCGCATGGTTCGCAATCGTCTCGGTCGCCGCCGAAATGGTAATCGGCGTGCTTGCCGCCCTGCTGCTGAACCAGCAATTCCGCGGCCGGACCGCGCTTCGTGCCCTGATGATCCTGCCCTGGGCGCTGCCGACCGTCGTCAACGCCACGCTCTGGCGGCTAATCTACAATCCGGAATATGGCGCGCTGAATGCCGCCTTGACGCAGCTCGGCCTGTTAGAAGCCTACCGCTCCTGGCTCGGCGAACCGGGCACGGCGCTGGCGGCCCTGATCGTCGCCGACTGCTGGAAGAATTTCCCGCTGGTGGCGCTGATCGCGCTGGCTGCACTCCAGGCCGTGCCGCGCGACATCACCGCCGCCTCGCTGGTCGACGGCGCCGGCGCTTTCGCCCGCTTCCGTTTCGTCATCCTGCCTTATCTCGCCGGCCCGCTGATGGTGGCCCTGGTGTTGCGCACGATCGAAGCCTTCAAGGTCTTCGACATCATCTGGGTCATGACCCGCGGCGGCCCGGCCAACAGCACCCGCACGCTGTCGATCCTCGTCTATCAGGAAGCCTTCTCTTTCCAACGGGCAGGCTCCGGCGCCTCCCTGGCGTTGATCGTCACGCTGCTGGTGACGCTGCTTGCTGCCGGCTACGCCGCCCTGGTGCGCAAGACCGCGGGGAGTGCAGCCTGA
- a CDS encoding carbohydrate ABC transporter permease: MERQSPLFSAFIHLCALLLAAVILAPILWLFIMSISPAADLAAKPLRWWPQAADFSRYGVLLSTLENSAGAAFTSSLRNSIEVAGMATIAAIALAIPAGWAVSRTPSVGWSLSMVIATYMLPPVALAVPLYMGLSHLGMLNNVFGLALVYLTILAPFTTWLMKSGFDSIPREIESAAMIDGAGLFQTLRIITLPLAAPVVATSSLFAFLLAWDEFFYALLFTSDQRAKTLTVAIADLAGGRVSDYGLIATAGVLAALPPVLIGLLMQRALISGLTSGGVKG; this comes from the coding sequence ATGGAACGCCAGAGCCCACTTTTTTCCGCCTTCATTCACCTCTGCGCGCTGCTGCTTGCCGCCGTCATCCTGGCGCCGATCCTCTGGCTATTCATCATGAGCATCTCGCCGGCCGCCGACCTTGCGGCAAAGCCGCTGCGCTGGTGGCCGCAGGCGGCGGATTTCTCACGCTACGGCGTGCTGCTCTCGACGCTCGAAAACAGCGCAGGCGCCGCCTTCACATCGTCTCTGCGCAACAGCATAGAGGTGGCGGGCATGGCGACGATCGCCGCCATTGCGCTCGCCATTCCGGCCGGCTGGGCAGTGTCGCGCACGCCGTCCGTCGGCTGGTCGCTGTCGATGGTGATCGCCACCTACATGCTGCCGCCGGTGGCGCTCGCCGTGCCGCTTTACATGGGCCTTTCCCATCTCGGCATGCTGAACAATGTCTTCGGCCTCGCCCTCGTCTATCTCACCATCCTTGCGCCCTTCACCACCTGGCTGATGAAGTCGGGTTTTGATTCCATCCCGCGCGAGATCGAATCCGCCGCGATGATCGACGGCGCCGGCCTGTTCCAAACGCTCAGGATCATCACGCTGCCGCTGGCCGCCCCCGTCGTCGCGACGTCAAGCCTCTTTGCCTTCCTGCTTGCCTGGGATGAATTCTTCTATGCGCTGCTCTTCACCTCGGACCAGCGCGCAAAGACGCTGACCGTCGCCATTGCCGATCTCGCCGGCGGCCGCGTTTCCGATTACGGACTGATCGCCACGGCAGGCGTGCTCGCCGCCCTGCCCCCGGTGCTGATCGGTCTTCTCATGCAACGCGCCCTGATTTCGGGGCTCACCAGCGGCGGCGTCAAGGGATGA
- a CDS encoding SIS domain-containing protein, producing the protein MNMTSERPRPAGLAAIDREMARQHADAIASYEAAKLMAVRAAASLKKTGRLLLIGMGGSHAVNRAVEPLYRSLGVDAVALPLSEQLGQPLPIAGRTTFVTSQSGESAEVVRWFNETGGTEETFGLTLESNSFLARTAPSLVGSGGTELAFAATRSLTLTFALHLAILSALGEDPNAALAALRAPEDHDIAAALSALENVATIVTSGRRLQGIAEALALGLTELSRRPCFSLEGGQLRHGPMEMLGPEVGVVLFRGLDETAGLVTAMATSAVETGAPVILFDASGQAPVAGAVTIRFAPATGLAAIFAMLPVAQRLMIAFADARVENAGTPVRSTKITRSE; encoded by the coding sequence ATGAACATGACATCAGAAAGACCCCGGCCGGCCGGACTTGCCGCGATCGATCGCGAAATGGCGCGCCAGCATGCCGATGCGATCGCCTCCTATGAAGCGGCCAAGCTGATGGCCGTCAGGGCCGCCGCCTCGCTGAAGAAGACCGGCAGGCTGCTGCTCATCGGGATGGGAGGCTCGCATGCCGTCAACCGCGCCGTCGAGCCGCTCTATCGGAGCCTCGGCGTCGATGCCGTCGCCTTGCCGCTGTCCGAACAGCTCGGCCAGCCGCTGCCGATCGCCGGCAGGACGACCTTCGTCACCTCGCAATCCGGCGAAAGCGCCGAAGTCGTGCGCTGGTTCAACGAGACCGGCGGCACGGAGGAGACTTTCGGCCTGACACTCGAAAGCAATTCCTTCCTCGCAAGAACCGCCCCATCGCTGGTGGGCAGCGGCGGCACCGAGCTCGCCTTCGCCGCAACCCGCAGCCTAACGTTGACTTTCGCCCTGCATCTGGCAATCCTATCCGCCCTCGGCGAAGATCCCAACGCCGCCCTTGCCGCCCTCAGGGCGCCGGAAGATCATGACATCGCCGCAGCCCTCTCGGCGCTCGAAAACGTCGCGACCATTGTCACGTCGGGCCGCCGGCTGCAGGGCATCGCCGAGGCGCTTGCGCTTGGATTGACCGAGCTATCGCGCCGTCCCTGCTTCTCACTCGAAGGCGGCCAGCTGCGCCACGGACCGATGGAGATGCTGGGGCCGGAGGTCGGCGTCGTGCTGTTCCGCGGCTTGGACGAGACGGCTGGCCTGGTGACGGCGATGGCGACATCCGCCGTCGAGACCGGCGCTCCGGTCATCCTGTTCGACGCATCCGGGCAAGCGCCCGTCGCCGGCGCGGTGACGATCCGCTTTGCCCCGGCCACCGGTCTTGCCGCGATTTTCGCCATGCTGCCGGTCGCCCAGCGGCTGATGATCGCCTTTGCCGATGCCCGCGTGGAGAATGCCGGAACGCCGGTTCGATCCACCAAAATCACCCGGAGCGAATGA